A genomic window from Fusarium falciforme chromosome 2, complete sequence includes:
- a CDS encoding D-3-phosphoglycerate dehydrogenase, with protein MAPIATIDTPSNGTSNRPRILVPEKVSPDGLALLTPHFDVDNRKGLSPAELVSLIPNYHGLIVRSETQVTADVLQAGRKLRVVARAGVGVDNIDVPAATTQGIIVVNSPSGNIIAAAEHTIALLLATARNIGQADSSVKAGRWDRSKLVGSEASSKTLGIIGLGKVGMNVARMAKGLGMTVVAVDPYASADMARQAGVKLVSGLQELLPIVDFLTIHTPLLATTLDMIGEEELKKMKKTARVLNVARGGVYNEAALIKGLDEGWIAGAGIDVWSTEPLAPDSIAAQLSKHPKVVATPHLGASTIEAQENVSMDVCTQVLEILRGGLPTSAVNAPIIMPEEYRKLQPSVKLVEKMGRLYTQHFVRHKGGMMGGRRFELIYHGDLASMSNTKPLFAALVKGLVSSFSDSHVNIVNATLIAKEKGIVISETHSGDSQSTYANLVTLRSYQTGSSREQVIEGYASDERVFISKLGRFNGVFTAEGTLIILHNYDEPGKIGGVGTVLGMHGINIKSMQVASLDPEASKGAETPPDPKGDEALMILGVLGPVSNDVLEGLKNSEGVLDVSLVQL; from the coding sequence ATGGCTCCTATTGCTACTATTGATACGCCATCCAATGGCACCTCAAATCGTCCTCGCATTCTTGTCCCTGAAAAGGTTTCCCCTGACGGCCTGGCCCTCTTGACTCCTCACTTTGATGTCGACAACCGAAAAGGCCTATCGCCTGCCGAACTCGTCAGCTTGATCCCCAACTACCATGGCCTCATTGTGCGCTCCGAGACTCAGGTCACGGCTGACGTCTTACAAGCCGGGAGAAAGCTCAGGGTTGTCGCACGAGCTGGCGTCGGCGTTGACAATATCGACGTCCCGGCTGCAACAACTCAAGGCATCATAGTCGTCAACTCCCCCTCAGGCAACATCATTGCTGCGGCAGAGCATACAATTGCACTTCTTCTAGCGACGGCCCGAAACATTGGCCAGGCTGACAGCAGCGTCAAGGCGGGCCGATGGGACCGATCCAAGCTTGTAGGCTCAGAAGCCAGCTCCAAGACTCTCGGAATCATCGGCCTGGGCAAGGTCGGCATGAACGTTGCCCGCATGGCGAAAGGCCTCGGGATGACGGTCGTGGCTGTTGACCCCTACGCGAGTGCCGACATGGCCCGTCAGGCGGGCGTAAAGCTTGTGTCTGGCCTGCAAGAGCTGCTCCCAATCGTCGACTTTCTGACCATCCACACGCCTCTTCTGGCCACCACGCTGGACATGAttggcgaggaagagctgaagaagatgaagaagacagCCCGCGTGCTCAACGTTGCTCGTGGTGGCGTGTACAATGAAGCGGCATTGATCAAGGGGCTCGACGAGGGATGGATCGCAGGAGCTGGCATCGATGTGTGGTCTACAGAGCCTCTGGCCCCAGACTCGATAGCTGCCCAGCTCAGCAAGCATCCCAAGGTCGTGGCAACGCCTCACCTGGGAGCTTCAACGATTGAGGCCCAAGAGAACGTGTCAATGGATGTCTGCACGCAGGTGCTTGAGATTCTGCGTGGCGGTCTTCCCACCAGTGCCGTCAACGCACCCATCATCATGCCCGAGGAATATCGCAAGCTGCAGCCTTCTGTGAAACTCGTTGAGAAGATGGGCCGCCTGTATACGCAGCACTTTGTGCGACACAAGGGCGGAATGATGGGAGGCCGGCGCTTCGAGCTCATCTACCACGGTGACCTGGCCAGCATGTCCAACACAAAGCCGCTGTTTGCTGCGCTGGTCAAGGGACTGGTGTCATCGTTCAGTGACTCGCACGTCAACATTGTCAATGCGACGCTCATAGCAAAGGAGAAAGGCATTGTCATCAGCGAAACGCACTCTGGTGACTCGCAGTCAACCTACGCCAACCTGGTGACACTGCGGTCCTACCAGACGGGCAGCAGCAGGGAGCAGGTGATTGAGGGCTACGCCAGCGACGAGCGGGTATTCATCTCCAAGCTGGGCCGATTCAACGGCGTCTTCACGGCCGAGGGGACCCTGATCATCCTGCACAACTACGACGAGCCTGGTAAGATCGGAGGCGTCGGAACGGTTCTTGGGATGCACGGGATCAACATCAAGTCGATGCAGGTGGCGAGTCTCGACCCGGAGGCGTCCAAGGGAGCCGAGACTCCGCCGGACCCCAAGGGTGATGAGGCATTGATGATTCTGGGGGTGCTTGGGCCGGTGAGTAACGACGTGTTGGAAGGGTTGAAGAACTCGGAGGGAGTGTTGGATGTGAGCTTGGTGCAGCTGTAG